A genomic segment from Lagenorhynchus albirostris chromosome X, mLagAlb1.1, whole genome shotgun sequence encodes:
- the SOX3 gene encoding LOW QUALITY PROTEIN: transcription factor SOX-3 (The sequence of the model RefSeq protein was modified relative to this genomic sequence to represent the inferred CDS: substituted 1 base at 1 genomic stop codon), producing the protein MXPARDNASGASSLQVPADLALSTSARLPFLPDPLAHRPPSAPPTESPGLFTVAAPAPGAPSPPATLAHLLPAQAMYSLLETELKNPAGPPTPAAGAGGPAAPGGAGKSTANAGGGANAGGGSGGGASGGGGGAGGGGSDQDRVKRPMNAFMVWSRGQRRKMALENPKMHNSEISKRLGADWKLLTDAEKRPFIDEAKRLRAVHMKEYPDYKYRPRRKTKTLLKKDKYSLPGGLLPPGAAAAAAAAAAAAAASSPVGVGQRLDTYTHVNGWANGAYSLVQEQLGYAQPATMSSPPPPPALPQMHRYDMAGLQYSPMMPPGAQSYMNAAAAAAAASGYGGMAPSAAAAAAAAYGQQPATAAAAAAAAAMSLGPMGTVVKTEPSSPPPAIASHSQRACLGDLRDMISMYLPPGGDAADAASPLPGGRLHSVHQHYQGAGTAVNGTVPLTHI; encoded by the coding sequence ATGTGACCAGCCCGAGACAACGCATCAGGTGCGAGTAGCCTGCAGGTTCCCGCTGATTTGGCGCTGAGCACTTCGGCAAGACTGCCCTTCCTGCCCGACCCACTGGCCCACCGGCCCCCAAGCGCCCCTCCGACGGAGTCCCCAGGCCTTTTCACCGTGGCCGCTCCAGCCCCGGGAGCGCCTTCTCCTCCCGCCACCCTGGCGCACCTTCTTCCCGCCCAGGCCATGTACAGCCTGCTGGAGACTGAACTCAAGAACCCCGCGGGGCCACCCACCCCAGCTGCAGGCGCGGGCGGCCCCGCAGCCCCGGGCGGTGCAGGCAAGAGTACCGCGAACGCAGGCGGCGGCGCGAACGcaggcggcggcagcggcggtggcgcgagcggcggcggcggcggcgccggcGGCGGGGGCAGTGACCAGGACCGGGTGAAGCGGCCCATGAACGCCTTCATGGTGTGGTCCCGCGGGCAGCGGCGCAAGATGGCTCTGGAGAACCCCAAGATGCACAACTCTGAGATCAGCAAGCGCTTGGGCGCCGACTGGAAACTGCTGACCGATGCCGAGAAGCGGCCGTTCATCGACGAGGCCAAGCGGCTGCGCGCCGTGCACATGAAAGAATACCCGGACTACAAGTACCGGCCGCGCCGCAAGACCAAGACGCTGCTCAAGAAGGACAAGTACTCCCTGCCCGGCGGCCTGCTGCCCCCCGgagccgcggccgccgccgccgccgctgccgccgccgccgccgctagCAGCCCGGTGGGCGTGGGCCAGCGCCTGGACACGTACACACACGTGAACGGCTGGGCCAACGGCGCGTACTCGCTGGTGCAGGAGCAGCTGGGCTACGCGCAGCCCGCGACCATGAGcagcccgccgccgccgcccgcgctgCCGCAGATGCACCGCTACGACATGGCCGGCCTGCAGTACAGCCCCATGATGCCGCCCGGCGCCCAGAGCTACATgaacgccgccgccgccgcggctgCCGCCTCGGGCTACGGGGGCATGGcgccctccgccgccgccgccgccgccgccgcctacGGGCAGCAGCcagccaccgccgccgccgccgcggccgccgccgccatgAGCCTGGGCCCCATGGGCACGGTGGTGAAGACCGAGCCCAGCTCGCCGCCGCCCGCCATCGCGTCGCACTCGCAGCGCGCGTGCCTCGGCGACCTGCGCGACATGATCAGCATGTACCTGCCGCCCGGCGGGGACGCGGCTGACGCCGCCTCGCCGCTGCCGGGCGGCCGCCTGCACAGCGTGCACCAGCACTACCAGGGCGCCGGGACTGCCGTCAACGGAACGGTGCCGCTGACCCACATCTGA